One genomic segment of Nerophis ophidion isolate RoL-2023_Sa unplaced genomic scaffold, RoL_Noph_v1.0 HiC_scaffold_323, whole genome shotgun sequence includes these proteins:
- the LOC133548000 gene encoding LOW QUALITY PROTEIN: cytochrome b-like (The sequence of the model RefSeq protein was modified relative to this genomic sequence to represent the inferred CDS: substituted 7 bases at 7 genomic stop codons), protein MANLRKTHPLLKIANDALVDLPTPSNISLXXNFGSLLGLCLISQIVTGLFLAIHYTSDIATAFSSVTHICRDVNYGXLIRNIHANGASFFFICIYLHIARGLYYGSYLYKETXNIGVILLVLVIATAFVGYVLPXGQISFXGATVITNLLSAVPYVGTDLVQWIXGGFSVDNATLNRFFTFHFLLPFIVLAATLVHLLFLHETGSNNPAGLNSDVDKISFHPYFSFKDLLGFAALMLSLVALALFLPYLLGDPDNFTPANPLVTPTHIKPE, encoded by the coding sequence ATGGCCAACCTACGCAAAACTCACCCCCTGTTAAAAATCGCCAATGATGCTCTGGTAGATCTACCCACCCCCTCAAATATCTCCCTTTGATGAAACTTCGGCTCCCTTTTAGGACTTTGCCTGATCTCTCAGATTGTAACTGGCCTCTTCTTGGCAATACACTACACCTCTGATATTGCTACCGCTTTTTCATCAGTCACCCATATCTGCCGAGATGTTAACTATGGCTGACTAATTCGCAATATACATGCTAATGGTGCCTCATTCTTTTTCATTTGTATTTACCTCCACATTGCTCGAGGGTTATATTACGGGTCCTACCTTTACAAAGAGACCTGAAATATTGGTGTAATACTTCTAGTTCTTGTAATAGCAACAGCTTTCGTAGGTTATGTTTTACCTTGAGGACAAATATCGTTTTGAGGTGCTACCGTTATCACTAACCTTTTGTCTGCTGTGCCTTATGTAGGCACTGATTTAGTACAGTGGATTTGAGGGGGTTTCTCTGTGGATAACGCTACTTTGAACCGATTTTTTACATTTCACTTCCTACTCCCATTTATAGTATTAGCTGCCACCCTTGTTCACCTTCTATTTTTACATGAAACAGGTTCTAATAACCCCGCGGGATTGAACTCAGATGTAGACAAGATCTCCTTCCACCCGTACTTTTCCTTCAAAGATCTTTTAGGGTTCGCAGCACTGATGTTATCACTCGTTGCCTTGGCTTTATTTTTACCCTATTTACTAGGAGATCCTGATAATTTCACACCCGCCAACCCTTTAGTTACCCCTACTCATATTAAACCAGAGTGA
- the LOC133547992 gene encoding LOW QUALITY PROTEIN: NADH-ubiquinone oxidoreductase chain 5-like (The sequence of the model RefSeq protein was modified relative to this genomic sequence to represent the inferred CDS: substituted 8 bases at 8 genomic stop codons), with protein MHPTPLILTSALLIIFALLTYPVLTTFSPNPLPQSWSSTHVKSAVKISFFTSLIPLIIFLNDGSEAIITSFTXISLSTFDITLSFKFDIYSIIFTPVALYVTXSILEFAFXYIHSDPAINRFFKYLLIFLIAIIILVTANNIFQLFIGXEGVGIISFLLIGXWYGRADANTAALQAVLYNRIGDAGLILAMAXIAINLNSWDIHQIISLSKDIDLSLPLVGLILAAMGKSAQFSLHPXLPSAIEGPTPVSALLHSSTMVVAGIFLIIRITPLMQNNPAAITLCLCLGALTTLFTAICALTQNDIKKIIAFSTSSQLGLIIVTIGLNQPHLAFLHICTHAFFKAILFLCSGSIIHALNDEQDIRKIGGIHRLVPFTSSSIALGSLALTGIPFLSGFFSKDPIIEALNNSYLNAXALLITLFATSLTAVYSLRIIFFVCIGNPRFNALSPINENNPSVINPILRLALGSVVAGLLIYTNIPVSKTPVITIPIFSKVAAILVTITGLLVALDLASITHKQTIIPRYMPPYRFSNSLAFFPIINHRIFPTKVYGFGQKIATRTIDLVWLEKYGPKAVVSVNTTLAPVVSNAQKGSIKTYIISLLLTLFLTVLIFNL; from the coding sequence ATGCACCCTACCCCCCTAATTTTAACATCCGCCCTTCTTATCATTTTTGCTCTTCTTACTTACCCAGTTTTAACCACCTTTTCCCCTAACCCTTTACCACAAAGCTGGTCATCAACACATGTTAAATCTGCAGTTAAGATATCATTTTTTACTAGCCTCATCCCCCTTATTATTTTTCTGAATGATGGGAGTGAAGCTATTATCACCTCATTCACATGAATAAGCTTGTCAACATTTGACATTACTCTTAGCTTCAAATTTGATATATACTCAATTATTTTCACCCCCGTTGCTCTTTACGTCACCTGATCAATCTTGGAATTTGCCTTTTGATATATACACTCGGACCCTGCTATAAATCGATTCTTTAAATACCTCCTTATCTTCCTAATTGCAATAATTATCTTAGTAACAGCTAACAATATATTCCAATTATTTATTGGCTGAGAAGGGGTAGGCATCATATCTTTCCTGCTTATCGGCTGATGGTATGGGCGAGCGGATGCAAATACAGCAGCATTGCAAGCAGTACTTTATAATCGTATTGGTGACGCAGGCTTGATCCTTGCCATGGCTTGAATAGCAATAAACCTTAACTCGTGGGATATTCATCAAATTATCTCACTCTCTAAAGACATAGACCTCTCTCTCCCGCTTGTTGGTCTTATTTTGGCCGCTATGGGTAAATCCGCTCAATTCAGTCTTCACCCTTGATTACCTTCTGCAATAGAAGGCCCTACCCCAGTTTCCGCTTTACTCCACTCAAGCACTATGGTTGTAGcaggtatttttttaataatccgcATAACCCCTTTAATGCAAAATAACCCAGCAGCTATAACACTTTGCCTATGTCTTGGTGCATTAACAACCCTCTTTACAGCAATCTGCGCCCTGACACAAAATGATATTAAGAAGATCATTGCATTTTCTACATCAAGCCAGCTTGGCCTTATAATAGTAACTATTGGACTCAACCAACCACATCTCGCTTTTCTACACATTTGCACACATGCCTTCTTTAAAGCTATATTATTCCTTTGCTCAGGCTCCATTATCCATGCTCTAAATGATGAGCAGGATATCCGTAAAATAGGGGGTATacaccgcttagtccctttcacTTCATCCTCAATAGCATTAGGAAGTTTAGCATTAACGGGGATACCTTTCCTATCAGGTTTCTTTTCGAAAGACCCAATCATTGAAGCCTTAAATAACTCATACCTGAACGCCTGAGCCCTCCTCATTACACTTTTTGCTACTTCACTTACAGCCGTATACAGCCTTCGTATTATCTTTTTTGTATGCATAGGAAACCCTCGATTCAACGCGCTATCGCCTATCAATGAAAATAACCCTTCGGTTATTAACCCTATTTTACGCTTAGCATTAGGAAGTGTTGTAGCCGGCTTActtatttacacaaatataccAGTTTCAAAAACCCCTGTGATAACTATACCTATATTTAGTAAGGTGGCAGCCATTCTTGTTACTATTACAGGCCTTCTGGTAGCATTAGACCTTGCTTCGATAACCCATAAACAAACCATTATACCCCGGTACATGCCCCCCTATCGCTTCTCTAACTCATTAGCCTTTTTCCCGATTATTAATCATCGGATTTTTCCTACAAAAGTGTATGGTTTTGGACAAAAAATTGCCACCCGAACAATAGACCTAGTTTGGCTAGAGAAATATGGACCTAAAGCCGTAGTGTCTGTTAACACCACTTTAGCCCCTGTGGTTAGTAACGCACAAAAGGGCTCAATTAAAACCTATATAATATCGTTATTACTAACCCTATTTTTAACTGTATTGATTTTTAACCTTTAA
- the LOC133547994 gene encoding LOW QUALITY PROTEIN: NADH-ubiquinone oxidoreductase chain 4-like (The sequence of the model RefSeq protein was modified relative to this genomic sequence to represent the inferred CDS: substituted 10 bases at 10 genomic stop codons), which yields MLKILIPTLILLPTIXLTPFKXLXSATLTHSATITLISLYXLKTCETGXTETGVLLATDSISTPYLALSCWLTPLMILASQYHILDNPHPQQRVFLITLVTLQILLILAFSACNLIVFYLMFEATIIPIILITTRXGNQPERLKAGDYLVFYTLVGSLPLLVVLLLIENITGSLSLLIEYIPFVTDTTIASKFLXAATTLSFLVKMPIYGVHLXLPKAHVEAPIAGSIVLAAVLLKLGGYGLIRVMDLLGPNSKGFALPFIVIALXGAVIAGSICIRQTDIKALIAYSSVSHMGIVIAAILIQTPXALKGAIILIFAHGLVSASLFCLANFYYERTNSRTLLLARGIQVIFPFLGA from the coding sequence ATGTTAAAAATCTTGATCCCAACACTAATACTTCTACCCACTATTTGATTAACTCCTTTTAAATGACTTTGATCCGCAACTCTAACTCATAGTGCTACTATTACATTAATTAGTCTATACTGATTAAAAACATGTGAGACAGGGTGAACAGAAACCGGTGTACTTTTAGCAACAGATTCAATCTCAACCCCATACTTAGCCCTTTCTTGCTGGTTAACACCTTTGATGATCTTAGCAAGCCAGTACCATATATTGGATAACCCTCACCCCCAGCAACGGGTGTTTCTTATAACTCTAGTTACCCTTCAGATCCTTTTAATTTTAGCATTTAGTGCTtgtaatttaattgtattttatctaATGTTCGAGGCCACCATTATCCCTATTATCTTAATTACTACACGATGAGGTAATCAACCGGAACGCCTAAAAGCAGGTGATTACTTAGTATTTTACACTTTAGTCGGGTCTTTGCCCCTCCTTGTGGTCCTGTTACTAATAGAAAATATTACAGGAAGCTTATCTTTGCTTATCGAATACATCCCTTTTGTCACAGACACAACTATTGCAAGTAAATTCCTGTGAGCAGCTACAACTTTAAGTTTTTTAGTTAAAATGCCGATATATGGTGTTCATTTATGACTTCCTAAAGCCCATGTAGAGGCCCCGATCGCAGGATCTATAGTTTTAGCGGCTGTGCTTTTAAAACTGGGGGGCTACGGGCTAATTCGAGTTATGGACCTCTTAGGCCCTAATTCCAAAGGATTTGCTTTACCATTTATTGTTATTGCCCTTTGAGGTGCTGTAATAGCAGGATCTATCTGCATACGGCAAACAGATATTAAAGCCTTAATCGCATATTCTTCTGTAAGCCATATGGGTATAGTTATCGCTGCTATCCTTATCCAAACCCCTTGAGCACTTAAGGGGGCAATAATTTTGATATTCGCCCACGGCCTTGTCTCTGCATCATTGTTTTGTCTAGCTAATTTTTACTACGAGCGAACTAACAGTCGGACTTTGCTTTTAGCTCGAGGTATACAAGTAATCTTCCCATTTTTAGGCGCATGA